CCTATCAGCGGCTGCTGCAGGAGATCTCGCCCTACCTTCGCTCTCTCGCGGCGCGGCACTGCAGGCAGCGTAGCGACATCGAGGACGCGGTGCAGGACGTGCTGTTGACCATTCACTCGATCCGCCACACCTATGATCCGACGCGCCCGTTCGCGCCGTGGCTGGTGACCATCACCAACCGTCGCCTGATCGACCGAGTACGGCGGCAGTCGCGCCAATGGCGGCGCGAGACTGTGCTGTCTCCCGAGCACGAGATCGCAGCCGAGCCCGAGACCGGCGTGGAGGCGGCGCCCGACCGCCGCGAATTGGAGCTGGCGATCGACAATCTCCCGCCAGCGCAGCAGCAGGCCGTGCGGCTGTTGAAGCTCAGGGAGCTGTCGCTCAAGGAGGCCTCGGCGGCAACCGGAATGTCCACGACCTCATTGAAGGTGAACATGCACCGCGCTCTGAAGAGCCTTCAGAAGCTGCTCATTCCGCGGAACGAGCCATGATCAAGACCGACGATCTGATCAACTCTCTTGCGACTGACATGCGGCCCGTGAAGCGGCTGCGGCCCCCGCTGTTGCGCGCCTGCACTTGGCTGATCGGGGCCGGTGCCGTGGTGGCGCTGCTCGCCGTCAACCAGGGGATCCGTCCAGATCTGGTGCAACGTCTGCACGATGCGCCATTCGTGACCAGCCTCGTCGGCTCGATCCTGACCGGCGTGCTGGCCGCGATCGCGGCATTCCTGGTCAGCCTTCCCGACCGCTCGCGGTGGTGGATGCTGCTGCCGCTGCCGGCGCTGGCGCTATGGCTGTCCAACATCGGCTACCAGTGCCTCACCGACTGGGTTGCGGTCGGTCCAGACGGCATGAGCCCCGGCGAGGCGGCCCGCTGCTTCACGACGCTCGCCGTGACGAGCCTGCCGTTGTCGCTGGCCCTGCTGGTGATGCTGCGCTACGCGGCGCGGCTGCGGCCGACCATCGTCGCCTTGACCGGCGGCGTCGCCGTATCTGCGATCACGTCGACGGCGCTCGCGCTGTTTCATACGATCGACGCCTCGGTGATGATCCTGATGTGGAACGTCGGAACGGCTGTCCTGCTGATCGGGGCGGGCGGCCTGTTCGGCCGTCGCATGTTCGGCTGGGTCGCGCCGCGTGTCTTCGCGCACGACTGAGCTCGCCGTTCGTCGACCGACGCGGACCGGTAACCTTCGTCGTGCCTGGAGCGAACAGTCCGCGGGCTCGGGCGCAGATAGCCCTGTCGCGACGCGCATCGCGCGTCGATGTTCACGGACGCGAGGAGAATGAGACCATGCAACGATCGAAACCCCTAGCCGGGTAGACAAGTGCGGCGCTGATGTTGGCGGCGCTCGCGCCGGCCGGGCCGCCGATGCGACCCATCTGTCGTTCGTCACGCACGCGGCGTTCCTCTCGGCGGAGACGAAGCAGCCGAAGCCGCTCGATCCCCATGCCTTCGTCGCCGACGCGCCGGCCGCTGTCGGTCCGCAGAACGTCTCCCACGTCGCGGGGGTCCGGCCGGCCTTGATCGAACAGGATGCGAAGACCGCCGTTGTCGCCAACGCGAAGGGTGAGCCGGAACGACGAATGATTTTGTGGCCGGAGCGAACGGCAAAGCGAAGCTGACGATCGTCGCGCCACAGCCGCTGACCATGACAACGCCGTGCTGCTGGTCTATCACAGCGACGGACCGCCGCTTCGTCCGGCAGCGTCTCGATGGTCGCCAATACCTTCTCGACGTTGCGCAGCAGTTCGAGCGACGGCGGCAGCATCGAGATCTGCTCGCGCCTGACGAGCTGCTTCACCCACCAGAGCGGGTCATGCGCCCGATCGAGATCCGCCAGCGGCTTGCCGACGCCGGCAGATTGTCGAATGCGCCATGGTCCTGGGCAGATGCGGATCTGCACCTCGACCCAGGACTCGCAGCTCGCGGTCAGTGGCTTACGCTCCGTCATGCCCGGCCGGACCTTTTTTGTCGCATCGACGGCACGAGGCCATCACCGGCCGAGATCGGCGGCAAAAATAGTGGTTGCTGTTTTTCAGAAATTATGCTTATATCCGGTATCCCGCCTCGAGCAGAGGGACGTACGCGTCGTCACGAACGTGGAGGCGGGCTGCGATGGACGTGACGGCTGCGCCTGACGAGCGCGGGCGTTACGGACGGCGAAGTCGTGTGGTCCTGGCCTCTCGACGCTGAGGTCAAGTCCGGGGTCGTTGCTGTGACGGCACGCGCGGGCGATGGGGGCAAGAACGCCGATCCCCAGGGAGAGCACGAAGGACACCGTTAAAACCGATCGCGCGGGGAAGGCCGGGTCTGTCCGGCTGTACCTGTGGTACCTGCCGCCTGCATTCTTTTGAGCAGGCGGGCCACGGGCCTCAGCCGAGGTCCGGCCTTCCTCGCGCCCTCTCGTTGTTCAGAGGGACACGAATGCTGCATCACCCGGGCACGACGTGCCGCGGGATGAAAGATGCTTATCAGTTCGCCTCCGTGATGAGGCCGAAGGTGTCGACATCTACTCAACTGTCGTCCCGGACAAGCGCGCAACGCGCGCGCCGATCCGGGATCCATAACCCCAGGGAGATGTGCGAGGCACGATGGTCGACCATTCTCGCCCAGCCACATCCGCCGCGGCGTATGGATCCAGGGTCGGCGTCGGCCAACGCTCCGCGTTGTCGGACTTGCCCGGGACGACATCGAATGCTTGGCGCGTTTTGGACTTCATCACCAGCAATGTGAGTTTTGCAGCGCTGCTCCGATCCATGTATTCAGCAGCCGCGCAACACGGAGGAAATGCACATGACCAAGACCGCCACCGAGATCGAGGACGACCGTCAGATCCGCGAACTGTTGCAGAACTGGGCGATCTGGCGCGATGCCGGTGATTGGGAGCGTTTCCGCACGGTGTGGCATCCGGATGGGCGGATGATGGCGACGTGGACGCAGGGCACCGGTGACGAGTTCATCGAGATCAGCAAGGCGGCCTGGGCCAAGGGTGTCAACATCCTGCACTTTCTCGGCGGCATCTCGGTCGATCTCGCCGGCCATCGCGCGATCTCCCAGACCAAGATGACGATCTCACAGCGGGCCGAGGTCGAAGGCGTCGTGTGCGACGTGCTCTGCACCGGCCGCTTCTACGACTTCCTCGAGAAGCGCGCGGGCAAATGGGGCATCGTGCTGCGCCAGCCGATCTACGAGAAGGATCGCATGGACCCGGTGACGCCGGGCGCGGTGCCGGCGCTGGATTGCGCGCTGCTGGAGCAGTTTCCCGTGGGGTATCGGCATCTCGCCTATCTGCAGACGCGCATCGGCTACACGGTGAAGCGCGACATGCCCGGGCTGAAGGGGCCGGAGGTCGAAGCGCTCTATGCGTGCGGCGCCGCGTGGCTGCGGGGCGAGGGGCTGTGATCATCGGCCCCTGCGTCGCCGGTGCCGCGCTCCGAACGGAACAGCTCTCGCCGAGGGGGCTGATCCGG
This region of Bradyrhizobium sp. SZCCHNS1050 genomic DNA includes:
- a CDS encoding DUF1109 domain-containing protein; translation: MIKTDDLINSLATDMRPVKRLRPPLLRACTWLIGAGAVVALLAVNQGIRPDLVQRLHDAPFVTSLVGSILTGVLAAIAAFLVSLPDRSRWWMLLPLPALALWLSNIGYQCLTDWVAVGPDGMSPGEAARCFTTLAVTSLPLSLALLVMLRYAARLRPTIVALTGGVAVSAITSTALALFHTIDASVMILMWNVGTAVLLIGAGGLFGRRMFGWVAPRVFAHD
- a CDS encoding sigma-70 family RNA polymerase sigma factor, with translation MGSDQSAPAPRLRLVAVDAQSGADVKPGRRALDWAILMAHAQEGDRVAYQRLLQEISPYLRSLAARHCRQRSDIEDAVQDVLLTIHSIRHTYDPTRPFAPWLVTITNRRLIDRVRRQSRQWRRETVLSPEHEIAAEPETGVEAAPDRRELELAIDNLPPAQQQAVRLLKLRELSLKEASAATGMSTTSLKVNMHRALKSLQKLLIPRNEP
- a CDS encoding nuclear transport factor 2 family protein codes for the protein MTKTATEIEDDRQIRELLQNWAIWRDAGDWERFRTVWHPDGRMMATWTQGTGDEFIEISKAAWAKGVNILHFLGGISVDLAGHRAISQTKMTISQRAEVEGVVCDVLCTGRFYDFLEKRAGKWGIVLRQPIYEKDRMDPVTPGAVPALDCALLEQFPVGYRHLAYLQTRIGYTVKRDMPGLKGPEVEALYACGAAWLRGEGL